In Nitrospira sp., a genomic segment contains:
- the hemW gene encoding radical SAM family heme chaperone HemW: MSPSDNNLGLYVHIPFCRRRCHFCAFYLEIARPDPMARFHSALIQEIALHRRQDSLNGRALQSIYFGGGTPTSLPANQLATLLTLIRETWPTNHTTEITVEAHPSSITEGDLTVLADAGFNRISFGAESMTDKDFAFIGRFGQVQDTTAAVQAAHRAGFTNINLDLMYGLPGQSLQSWIHTLESLMTLTPSHISCYALTIEEETRLAQDIARNLVLPPDDMLQLDMESAAEHFLAEAGFSRYEISNYAKPDYTCRHNLLYWTGGEYLGLGPSAQSYLHGIRFGNIADLEAYAACLNDNHLPMTDRTILSVSERQRDALVFGLRLLRGVPRKTIKAAERDHQIDELVAKGLLDADRDRVRLTSLGRRYADTVAEQLF, from the coding sequence ATGAGCCCCTCGGACAACAACCTCGGTCTGTATGTTCATATCCCCTTTTGTCGCCGCCGTTGCCACTTTTGCGCCTTCTACCTCGAAATTGCTCGACCCGATCCGATGGCACGGTTTCACTCCGCCCTCATCCAAGAAATTGCACTCCACCGCCGGCAAGACTCCCTGAATGGCCGCGCCCTGCAGAGCATCTACTTCGGTGGCGGAACACCGACGTCCCTCCCAGCCAATCAGCTGGCCACGCTTCTGACCCTGATTCGAGAGACCTGGCCGACCAACCACACGACAGAGATCACGGTGGAGGCACACCCCTCTTCCATCACAGAAGGAGATCTCACAGTCTTGGCTGATGCCGGATTTAATCGGATCAGCTTTGGAGCGGAATCCATGACCGACAAGGATTTTGCCTTCATTGGCCGGTTTGGACAGGTGCAGGATACGACGGCCGCGGTTCAGGCTGCGCACCGCGCTGGATTCACAAATATCAACCTTGATCTGATGTATGGGCTCCCAGGCCAATCATTGCAGAGCTGGATACACACCTTGGAATCGCTCATGACGCTGACTCCATCGCATATCTCCTGCTATGCCCTCACCATTGAGGAGGAAACCAGGCTCGCCCAGGACATCGCTCGGAATCTTGTCCTACCACCTGACGACATGCTTCAACTCGACATGGAGTCCGCAGCAGAGCATTTCCTTGCCGAAGCAGGGTTTTCCCGCTACGAAATTTCCAACTATGCCAAACCTGACTATACCTGTCGCCATAATCTCCTCTACTGGACCGGTGGCGAGTATCTTGGGCTCGGCCCAAGCGCACAGTCCTATCTCCATGGAATCCGGTTTGGAAATATTGCGGATCTCGAAGCCTATGCGGCATGCTTGAACGACAACCATCTGCCGATGACCGACCGGACAATCCTCTCGGTATCCGAGCGCCAGCGAGATGCCCTTGTGTTCGGCCTACGCCTTCTTCGTGGTGTCCCCCGAAAGACCATTAAGGCTGCGGAACGAGATCATCAGATCGACGAACTTGTCGCGAAAGGCCTGCTCGATGCCGATCGCGATCGAGTACGCCTGACTTCCTTGGGACGGCGTTACGCTGATACGGTAGCCGAACAGCTGTTCTAA
- a CDS encoding formylglycine-generating enzyme family protein yields the protein MKHYTSYWAQRTITFQSGADWDAFWVSGEGARLAKEKGIQGEVLTMPVDSFPHAVSPYGLFGMAGNASEWVQDWYDPNYYKNAPLTDPTGPAQGAIKAMRGGSWLKPAASLRASDRDWGTMDSRPSGTGFRCAKDAY from the coding sequence ATGAAGCACTACACTAGCTACTGGGCGCAACGGACGATCACGTTCCAGAGCGGAGCGGATTGGGATGCATTTTGGGTCAGCGGCGAGGGCGCTCGTCTGGCCAAGGAAAAAGGAATACAGGGAGAAGTCCTGACCATGCCAGTCGACAGTTTTCCGCACGCAGTCAGCCCGTATGGCCTGTTCGGCATGGCCGGTAATGCCTCGGAATGGGTGCAGGACTGGTACGACCCAAATTACTATAAAAACGCCCCGCTCACGGATCCCACTGGTCCGGCTCAAGGTGCGATCAAAGCCATGCGTGGCGGGTCATGGCTCAAACCGGCTGCCAGCCTCCGCGCCAGTGATCGAGATTGGGGCACGATGGACAGCCGTCCCAGTGGCACCGGCTTTCGTTGTGCAAAAGACGCGTATTAG
- a CDS encoding zinc ribbon domain-containing protein — translation MPIFEYVCGECNHRFELLIQGSAEAACPQCKTSKVNKQFSAFGVGGTTSWPSSVSPGECGSCGDPRGPGACSMN, via the coding sequence ATGCCTATCTTCGAATATGTGTGCGGTGAATGCAATCACCGTTTTGAGCTGCTGATTCAGGGATCGGCAGAGGCCGCTTGTCCCCAGTGCAAGACGAGCAAGGTCAATAAACAGTTTTCCGCCTTTGGAGTCGGGGGCACGACCAGCTGGCCGTCCTCAGTCAGCCCCGGCGAGTGCGGCAGCTGCGGCGATCCCCGCGGGCCTGGCGCCTGTTCGATGAATTGA